In one Silene latifolia isolate original U9 population chromosome 10, ASM4854445v1, whole genome shotgun sequence genomic region, the following are encoded:
- the LOC141607619 gene encoding protein FAR1-RELATED SEQUENCE 5-like → MVFVPFTGVDHHKRCITFGAGLIGDESIKCYTWLFKTFLEAIGGCQPRIIITDQDKSMKSVVPEVFKESTHRLCMWHIIKKLREKVSYQLFQDEDFKTRLNRFVWNNQLEPDEFEEQWEKIMTDYQLVEHEWFSYLYDLREQWIPAYFKDVSMSGLMRVTSRFESENSFFDRFLTPHLTLFEFWVCYESALEVQRHKQSKLNNDNQHSEIPRKTKSNLEVHASEMYSHNIFKDFQTELVTALSDCRFKDVEKIDETKIYILTDL, encoded by the coding sequence ATGGTGTTTGTGCCTTTCACAGGAGTTGATCACCACAAAAGGTGCATAACCTTTGGAGCTGGGTTGATCGGTGATGAAAGTATTAAGTGTTACACATGGCTGTTCAAGACATTTTTGGAAGCAATTGGCGGGTGCCAGCCGAGAATTATAATTACTGATCAGGACAAATCAATGAAGTCGGTAGTCCCGGAAGTGTTTAAGGAGTCAACACACAGACTATGCATGTGGCACATAATAAAGAAACTAAGAGAAAAAGTCAGTTATCAACTGTTTCAAGATGAGGATTTTAAGACCAGGCTCAATAGGTTTGTTTGGAACAACCAACTTGAGCCTGATGAATTCGAAGAACAATGGGAGAAGATAATGACTGATTATCAACTTGTAGAACACGAGTGGTTTTCATATTTGTACGATCTCAGGGAACAGTGGATCCCTGCCTATTTTAAAGATGTTTCCATGTCTGGCTTGATGAGGGTTACTTCTAGGTTTGAGAGTGAAAACAGTTTCTTTGACAGGTTCCTCACACCTCATTTGACCCTTTTTGAGTTTTGGGTGTGCTATGAGAGTGCCTTGGAAGTACAAAGACACAAGCAGTCCAAGTTGAACAATGACAACCAACACTCTGAAATCCCACGGAAAACAAAGTCAAACCTTGAAGTCCATGCTTCTGAAATGTACTCGcacaacattttcaaagactTCCAAACAGAATTGGTTACAGCTTTGTCTGATTGCCGTTTTAAAGATGTggagaagattgatgagacaaaaatatatattctaacAGACTTGTAG